One Halalkalicoccus subterraneus genomic window, CTCACCGTGCTCGAACACGGCCAGCTCACCGCGAGCGAGATCGCCGATCGGACCGACATCCCCCAGCCGCGGGTCTACGACACGGTCCGCAGCCTCTCGGATCGCGGGCTGGTCGAACTGCGCGAG contains:
- a CDS encoding helix-turn-helix domain-containing protein, giving the protein MVSPDLRATLEAVGEQFNLGEYEIDAYLTVLEHGQLTASEIADRTDIPQPRVYDTVRSLSDRGLVELRE